One Streptomyces fagopyri DNA window includes the following coding sequences:
- a CDS encoding right-handed parallel beta-helix repeat-containing protein, whose product MVIKSRHWALPAALLALTLPAATGCESTPGARPKPTSAPTAPVARVCARPATGPAKAPAGAVTVDPAVAGDLAAKTENSPPGTTFWLRPGKHRLEADRFAQVIPKKGDTYLGAPGAVLDGRKTNQYAFGGSARDVTIRYLTVQGFVAPRDEGVVNHDSADGWVIEHATIQNNSGAGLMAGVRQQVRANCLRDNGQYGMNAYKDTGLSGLVVEGNEIVGNNTGDWERRRPGCGCTGGVKFWAVDGADVRGNWVHDNRGTGLWADTNNNDFLIEDNVLEDNDGAALIYETSYNAIIRKNTIRRNNWVEGRKYADRGDNFPFATIYLSESGGEPRVHARTDKIDIYRNVLEDNWSGITLWENADRFCNSPANTSSGDCTLLVKKTARCAEPAIATAPLYADCRWKTQRVDIHGNRFVLDKSVVDCTVKCDRMAVLANYGTYPDWSPYQGERVAEAITGKQHNRWHDNVYVGPWKFVAHDPSRVLDSGQWQGAPYTQDAGSTFRVQDGG is encoded by the coding sequence TTGGTGATCAAGTCGCGGCACTGGGCGTTGCCGGCGGCGCTGCTGGCACTGACCCTGCCGGCGGCGACCGGCTGCGAGAGCACGCCGGGCGCGCGGCCGAAGCCGACCTCCGCGCCGACCGCACCCGTGGCACGGGTGTGCGCCAGGCCCGCGACCGGGCCGGCGAAGGCACCGGCGGGCGCGGTGACGGTCGACCCCGCGGTCGCCGGTGACCTGGCCGCGAAGACCGAGAACAGCCCCCCGGGCACCACGTTCTGGCTTCGGCCGGGCAAGCACCGGCTGGAGGCGGACCGTTTCGCCCAGGTCATCCCCAAGAAGGGGGACACCTACCTCGGCGCGCCGGGCGCGGTGCTCGACGGCCGGAAGACCAACCAGTACGCGTTCGGCGGCAGCGCCCGCGACGTCACCATCCGCTATCTGACCGTCCAGGGTTTCGTCGCGCCGCGCGACGAGGGCGTGGTCAACCATGACTCGGCCGACGGGTGGGTGATCGAGCACGCGACGATCCAGAACAACTCCGGCGCCGGGCTGATGGCCGGTGTCCGCCAGCAGGTCCGCGCCAACTGCCTGCGCGACAACGGCCAGTACGGCATGAACGCGTACAAGGACACCGGTCTCAGCGGCCTGGTGGTCGAGGGCAACGAGATCGTGGGCAACAACACCGGCGACTGGGAGCGGCGGCGGCCGGGCTGCGGCTGCACCGGGGGCGTCAAGTTCTGGGCCGTCGACGGCGCCGACGTACGGGGCAACTGGGTGCATGACAACCGCGGAACCGGGCTGTGGGCGGACACCAACAACAACGACTTCCTCATCGAGGACAACGTGCTCGAGGACAACGACGGTGCCGCTCTGATCTACGAGACCAGCTACAACGCGATCATCCGCAAGAACACGATCCGGCGGAACAACTGGGTCGAGGGCCGCAAGTACGCCGACCGGGGCGACAACTTCCCGTTCGCCACGATCTACTTGTCCGAGTCCGGCGGCGAACCGCGGGTCCACGCCCGCACCGACAAGATCGACATCTACCGGAACGTGCTGGAGGACAACTGGTCCGGGATCACCCTGTGGGAGAACGCCGACCGGTTCTGCAACAGCCCGGCCAACACCTCCTCCGGCGACTGTACGTTGCTGGTGAAGAAGACCGCGCGCTGCGCGGAGCCGGCGATCGCGACCGCGCCGCTCTACGCAGACTGCCGGTGGAAGACCCAGCGGGTGGACATCCACGGCAACCGCTTCGTGCTGGACAAGTCCGTCGTCGACTGCACGGTGAAGTGCGACCGCATGGCGGTGCTGGCCAACTACGGCACCTATCCGGACTGGTCGCCCTATCAGGGCGAGCGGGTGGCCGAGGCGATCACCGGCAAGCAGCACAACCGCTGGCACGACAACGTCTACGTCGGACCGTGGAAATTCGTCGCCCACGATCCGAGCCGCGTGCTCGACTCCGGGCAGTGGCAGGGCGCGCCCTACACGCAGGACGCGGGCAGCACCTTCCGCGTACAGGACGGTGGTTGA
- a CDS encoding glycosyltransferase family protein has protein sequence MKVVLFCGGYGMRMRNGTSDDVPKPMAMVGPRPLIWHVMRYYAHFGHTEFILCLGYGAHHIKDFFLNYEETTSNDFVLRGGRTELLSTDIADWTITFAQTGIESPIGERLRRVRHHLDGDEMFLANYADVLTDAPLPEMIDKFALRDAGASMMVVPPQSSFHCVDLGEDGLVGGITAVSDMPLWENGGYFVLRQEVFDHIPENGDLVADGCAQLAKRGRLMAHQHRGFWKPTDTVKERAALDDAYTRGDRPWAVWEHGGTAANVPGARSGSGARA, from the coding sequence ATGAAGGTCGTTCTGTTCTGCGGCGGTTACGGGATGCGGATGCGCAACGGAACGTCCGACGACGTGCCCAAGCCGATGGCGATGGTCGGCCCGCGACCGCTGATCTGGCATGTCATGCGCTACTACGCGCACTTCGGGCACACGGAGTTCATCCTGTGCCTCGGGTACGGGGCCCACCACATCAAGGACTTCTTCCTCAACTACGAGGAGACGACGTCCAACGACTTCGTGCTGCGGGGCGGGCGGACCGAGCTGCTGTCCACCGACATAGCCGACTGGACGATCACGTTCGCGCAGACCGGTATCGAGTCGCCGATCGGCGAGCGGCTGCGCCGGGTACGGCACCACCTGGACGGCGACGAGATGTTCCTCGCCAACTACGCGGACGTGCTCACCGACGCCCCGCTGCCGGAGATGATCGACAAGTTCGCGCTGCGCGACGCCGGCGCGTCGATGATGGTGGTGCCGCCGCAGTCCTCGTTCCACTGCGTGGACCTGGGCGAGGACGGCCTGGTGGGGGGCATCACCGCGGTGAGCGACATGCCACTGTGGGAGAACGGCGGCTACTTCGTGCTCCGCCAGGAGGTCTTCGACCACATCCCGGAGAACGGGGACCTGGTCGCCGACGGGTGCGCCCAACTGGCCAAGCGCGGCCGGTTGATGGCGCACCAGCACCGCGGTTTCTGGAAGCCGACGGACACGGTGAAGGAGCGGGCCGCGCTCGACGACGCCTACACCCGGGGCGACCGCCCCTGGGCCGTGTGGGAACACGGCGGCACGGCGGCGAACGTGCCCGGCGCCAGGAGTGGTTCCGGAGCGAGGGCGTGA
- a CDS encoding NAD-dependent epimerase/dehydratase family protein encodes MRVLLTGHQGYLGTVMAPVLVAAGHEVVGLDAGLFADCVLGPLPADPPGPRVDLRDVTAEHVAGVDAVIHLAALSNDPLGSLAPELTYDINHHASVRLARLAREAGVRRFLYASTCSVYGAAGGGDLVAEDAPLRPVTPYAESKVRVEDDLHALADGDFSPVYMRNATAFGFSPRLRADIVLNNLVGHALLSGEVLVMSDGTPWRPLVHAADIARAFTAALTAPRDAVHDRAFNIGSEVNNVTVAEIAEQVAEAVSGSKVVITGETGADPRSYRVDFSRFRAAIPGFDCEWTVKRGALELADAYREHGLTREAFEQRFTRLAVLRAASDAGTVDDTLRWRR; translated from the coding sequence TTGCGCGTACTGCTGACCGGACACCAGGGCTATCTGGGCACCGTGATGGCTCCGGTCCTCGTGGCCGCCGGGCACGAGGTCGTCGGTCTCGACGCCGGCCTGTTCGCCGACTGCGTGCTGGGCCCGCTGCCCGCGGACCCCCCGGGGCCGCGGGTGGACCTGCGCGACGTCACGGCCGAGCACGTGGCCGGGGTGGACGCCGTGATCCACCTGGCCGCGCTCTCCAACGACCCGCTGGGATCGCTGGCGCCGGAACTCACCTACGACATCAACCACCACGCGTCCGTACGGCTGGCCCGGCTGGCCCGCGAGGCCGGGGTGCGGCGCTTCCTGTACGCGTCGACCTGCTCGGTCTACGGTGCCGCCGGCGGTGGCGACCTGGTGGCCGAGGACGCCCCGCTGCGGCCGGTGACGCCGTACGCGGAGTCCAAGGTGCGGGTGGAGGACGACCTGCACGCGCTCGCCGACGGCGACTTCAGCCCGGTGTACATGCGCAACGCCACCGCCTTCGGCTTCTCGCCCCGGCTGCGCGCCGACATCGTGCTCAACAACCTGGTGGGCCACGCGCTCCTGTCCGGCGAAGTGCTGGTGATGTCCGACGGCACCCCCTGGCGCCCGCTGGTGCACGCCGCCGACATCGCACGGGCCTTCACGGCCGCGCTGACCGCCCCGCGCGACGCGGTGCACGACAGGGCGTTCAACATCGGCAGCGAGGTCAACAACGTCACGGTCGCCGAGATCGCCGAGCAGGTCGCCGAGGCGGTGTCCGGTTCGAAGGTGGTGATCACCGGGGAGACCGGCGCCGATCCGCGGTCCTACCGGGTGGACTTCTCCCGTTTCCGTGCCGCGATCCCCGGCTTCGACTGCGAGTGGACGGTGAAGCGGGGCGCGCTCGAACTCGCCGACGCCTACCGCGAACACGGCCTGACCCGGGAGGCCTTCGAGCAGCGCTTCACCCGGCTCGCCGTGCTGCGCGCCGCGTCCGACGCCGGCACCGTCGACGACACCCTGCGGTGGCGCCGGTGA
- a CDS encoding class I SAM-dependent methyltransferase yields the protein MTRCRLCGSATLASVVDLGATPPCESFLAADRLDQPEPAYPLHLRVCTDCWLAQIPPLITPEETFSEYAYFSSFSTSWVEHARTFVAGAVERVGLGPDSFVVEVASNDGYLLRHVVDRGIRCLGVEPSVNVGAAARDAGVPTLTEFLSPDTGASVRAEHGPADLVVANNVYAHIPDVVGFTQGLRALVADDGWVSVEVQHLLTLIEENQYDTIYHEHFQYYTVASAIRALASGGLALVDVELLPTHGGSIRLWARPAEVAGEPSARVAEVLDREKAAGLQELSGYTEFSGRVAKVRRDLLRFLIDAADRGETVVGYGAPGKGNTLLNHCGIRPDLLAYTVDRNPYKHGRFTPGTRIPILPPERIAADRPDYVLVLPWNLRDELVEQLAFVHEWGGRLVFPIPELSIVEVKA from the coding sequence ATGACACGATGCCGACTCTGCGGCTCGGCGACGCTGGCGAGCGTCGTCGATCTGGGGGCGACCCCGCCGTGTGAGAGCTTTCTCGCCGCGGACCGACTGGACCAGCCGGAGCCGGCGTACCCGCTGCACCTGCGGGTCTGCACCGACTGCTGGCTCGCGCAGATCCCTCCGCTGATCACGCCGGAGGAGACGTTCAGCGAGTACGCGTACTTCTCCTCCTTCTCGACCTCCTGGGTGGAGCACGCGCGTACGTTCGTCGCCGGCGCCGTGGAGCGGGTGGGGCTCGGCCCCGACTCCTTCGTGGTCGAGGTCGCGAGCAACGACGGGTACCTGCTGAGGCACGTGGTGGACCGGGGGATCCGCTGCCTCGGTGTCGAGCCGTCGGTGAACGTCGGCGCCGCGGCACGGGACGCGGGTGTGCCCACGCTCACGGAGTTCCTGTCCCCCGACACCGGCGCGTCCGTCCGCGCCGAGCACGGCCCGGCGGACCTGGTCGTGGCCAACAACGTGTACGCGCACATCCCCGACGTGGTGGGGTTCACCCAGGGGCTGCGCGCCCTGGTCGCCGACGACGGCTGGGTATCCGTCGAGGTGCAGCATCTGCTGACGCTGATCGAGGAGAACCAGTACGACACGATCTACCACGAGCACTTCCAGTACTACACGGTCGCGTCCGCGATCCGGGCCCTGGCGAGCGGCGGACTCGCGCTGGTGGACGTCGAGTTGCTGCCCACGCACGGCGGCTCCATCCGGCTGTGGGCCCGGCCCGCCGAGGTGGCCGGTGAGCCGAGCGCGCGGGTGGCCGAGGTGCTGGACCGGGAGAAGGCCGCCGGGCTCCAGGAGCTGTCCGGGTACACGGAGTTCTCCGGCCGGGTGGCCAAGGTGCGCCGGGACCTGCTGCGGTTCCTCATCGACGCGGCCGACCGCGGCGAGACGGTCGTCGGCTACGGCGCCCCGGGCAAGGGCAACACCCTGCTCAACCACTGCGGCATCCGGCCCGACCTGCTGGCGTACACGGTCGACCGCAATCCCTACAAGCACGGCAGGTTCACCCCGGGCACCCGCATCCCGATCCTGCCGCCCGAGCGGATAGCCGCCGACAGACCGGACTACGTCCTCGTCCTCCCGTGGAACCTGCGGGACGAACTGGTCGAACAGCTCGCCTTCGTGCACGAGTGGGGCGGGCGGCTGGTCTTCCCCATCCCGGAACTGAGCATTGTCGAGGTCAAGGCATGA
- a CDS encoding DUF4910 domain-containing protein, producing MAPVTTAGKEMHALVERLYPLCRSITGDGVRATLDIVGEYIPLQVREVPTGTQVLDWTVPQEWNIREAYIDDPAGNRVVDFAESSLHVLGYSVPVSATMPLAELRAHLHTLPDHPSWVPYRTSYYKPEWGFCLAQETLDALPDGEYEVRVDSTLADGHLTYAEHVVPGQVTDEVLVSCHVCHPSLANDNLAGIAVATFLARALAEQKPYYTYRFLFAPGTIGAITWLARNAERIERVKHGLVLACAGDSGRLTYKQSRRGDAEIDRVMRHVLAASERPHHVTEFTPYGYDERQFCSPGFDLGVGSLSRTPYAGYPEYHTSADNLDFVSPEAMADTLAVCREAFAVLDRNRRYVNLSPYGEPQLGRRGLYDSLGGRSDAKQAQMAMLWVLSLSEGEHSLLDVAERSGLPFGTVVAAADALCGAGLIEA from the coding sequence GTGGCGCCGGTGACCACGGCCGGGAAGGAGATGCACGCGCTGGTGGAGCGGTTGTACCCGCTGTGCCGGAGCATCACGGGCGACGGGGTGCGCGCCACCCTGGACATCGTCGGCGAGTACATACCGCTCCAGGTGCGCGAGGTGCCGACCGGGACGCAGGTGCTCGACTGGACGGTTCCGCAGGAGTGGAACATCCGGGAGGCGTACATCGACGACCCGGCCGGCAACCGGGTCGTCGACTTCGCCGAGTCCAGCCTGCACGTGCTCGGCTACAGCGTGCCGGTGTCGGCGACCATGCCGCTGGCCGAGCTGCGCGCACACCTGCACACCCTGCCGGACCACCCGTCCTGGGTGCCGTACCGCACCAGTTACTACAAGCCGGAATGGGGTTTCTGTCTGGCCCAGGAGACCCTGGACGCGCTGCCGGACGGCGAGTACGAGGTGCGCGTCGACTCCACGCTCGCCGATGGCCACCTCACCTACGCCGAGCACGTGGTCCCCGGGCAGGTCACCGACGAGGTCCTCGTCTCCTGCCATGTCTGCCACCCGTCCCTGGCCAACGACAACCTGGCCGGCATCGCGGTGGCGACGTTCCTGGCCCGGGCGCTGGCGGAACAGAAGCCGTACTACACCTACCGGTTCCTGTTCGCGCCCGGCACCATCGGGGCGATCACCTGGCTGGCCCGCAACGCGGAGCGGATCGAACGGGTCAAACACGGGCTGGTGCTCGCCTGCGCCGGCGACTCCGGCCGGCTGACGTACAAGCAGAGCAGGCGCGGTGACGCGGAGATCGACCGGGTGATGCGGCATGTGCTGGCCGCCTCCGAACGCCCGCACCACGTCACGGAGTTCACTCCGTACGGTTACGACGAGCGGCAGTTCTGCTCACCCGGATTCGATCTCGGCGTGGGGTCGCTCAGCCGGACCCCGTACGCCGGATACCCCGAGTACCACACCTCGGCGGACAACCTGGACTTCGTCTCACCGGAGGCGATGGCGGACACGCTCGCCGTCTGCCGCGAGGCGTTCGCCGTCCTCGACCGCAACCGGCGGTACGTCAACCTCAGCCCGTACGGCGAGCCGCAGCTGGGCCGGCGGGGGCTGTACGACTCGCTCGGCGGCCGCAGCGACGCCAAGCAGGCCCAGATGGCCATGCTCTGGGTGCTCAGCCTCTCCGAGGGCGAGCACAGTCTGCTGGACGTCGCCGAGCGGTCCGGGCTGCCGTTCGGC
- a CDS encoding O-antigen ligase domain-containing protein: MERDHTSKIVGMVWGLLILNTLGSAGAKTIIPLPRSLIQMVTMGALVAAFALALTVNLRLRIRASAFLFLLTLLLALSVISSANLESGFGALFRCARLALFVGTLWLLSRWWDGDLAFVRHHIRMYLAVLGSVAAGLVASPGAALPDLYGGRLVGALWPLTPPQIGQYAAVIIGLTVLLVLGRRTDRTSAVVVIVPSLVLLALTHTRTATLGLLIGLALAIGSLVLTSAAARRFFTWAVLCATVAAVGFGSLLQTWFLRGQSQENFSSLTGRAKVWSALLAAPRTTSEHLFGVGLGDKSFGGLPIDNSWLAVYNEQGVVGVSLVAAIIIVLGGVALLRPPSLSRACAIFLISYCAIASYTEAGLGDASPYLLHLAVAASLLAAPASATPLSTPVAPRRRVPRWAQRSEMS, encoded by the coding sequence ATGGAAAGGGACCACACGTCGAAGATCGTCGGGATGGTCTGGGGACTGCTGATCCTCAACACGCTCGGCTCCGCCGGGGCGAAGACCATCATCCCGCTGCCCCGCTCCCTCATCCAGATGGTCACCATGGGCGCGCTGGTCGCCGCGTTCGCGCTGGCGCTCACGGTCAATCTCCGGCTGCGCATCCGGGCCAGCGCCTTCCTGTTCCTGCTCACCCTGCTGCTGGCGCTGAGCGTGATCTCCAGCGCGAACCTGGAGTCGGGGTTCGGCGCGCTGTTCCGCTGCGCCCGGCTGGCCCTCTTCGTCGGCACGCTGTGGCTGCTCAGCCGCTGGTGGGACGGTGACCTGGCGTTCGTACGGCACCACATCCGGATGTATCTGGCGGTGCTCGGGTCGGTGGCCGCCGGCCTGGTCGCCTCACCGGGCGCGGCCCTGCCCGACCTCTACGGCGGGCGGCTGGTCGGCGCGTTGTGGCCGCTCACCCCGCCGCAGATCGGACAGTACGCCGCGGTGATCATCGGGCTCACCGTGCTGCTCGTCCTGGGCCGCCGGACCGACAGGACCAGCGCGGTGGTGGTCATCGTGCCCTCACTCGTCCTGCTCGCGCTGACCCATACCCGTACGGCCACGCTCGGTCTGCTCATCGGGCTGGCGCTGGCGATCGGTTCACTCGTCCTGACCAGTGCCGCCGCCCGCCGGTTCTTCACCTGGGCGGTGCTGTGCGCCACCGTGGCCGCGGTGGGGTTCGGCTCCCTGCTGCAGACGTGGTTCCTGCGCGGACAGAGCCAGGAGAACTTCTCCAGCCTCACCGGTCGGGCCAAGGTCTGGAGCGCCCTGCTGGCGGCGCCCCGGACGACCTCGGAGCACCTGTTCGGCGTGGGCCTGGGCGACAAGTCGTTCGGCGGGCTGCCGATCGACAACAGCTGGCTCGCCGTCTACAACGAGCAGGGCGTGGTCGGGGTCTCCCTGGTAGCGGCGATCATCATCGTGCTGGGCGGCGTCGCGCTGCTGCGGCCACCGTCGCTGTCGAGGGCCTGCGCGATCTTCCTGATCAGCTACTGCGCGATCGCGTCGTACACCGAGGCCGGGCTGGGCGACGCCTCGCCGTATCTGCTGCATCTGGCCGTCGCCGCGTCGCTGCTGGCGGCACCCGCCTCGGCCACTCCCCTCTCGACGCCCGTAGCCCCTCGCCGACGCGTCCCGCGATGGGCCCAGAGATCGGAGATGTCCTGA
- a CDS encoding glycosyltransferase produces MHVLVVHNRYASAQPSGENKVVDQEVALLRGAGHQVGVFERRSDDIATRSLPGKAAIPLLVPWNPGVRAELAARLRAERPDVVHVHNVFPLLSPAVLAACADAGVPAVATLHNYTQVCPPGTLQRDGRPCTECVGSAPLPAVRHGCYRNSRLATVPLAVSMSVNRRRWWSGVERFFCISAAQRDVLVGAGMPAGRLAVKHNFVPEPGVRRTGAGEHLLYLGRLAEAKGVRLLMTAWDELAAGGGVGVPLVIAGTGPLEPEVTAWAAGRDDVRYVGLYDTAECRKAIARSVAVVAPSTWLEAFGLVVVEAMAAGVPTVAAGHGAFVELVEDGVTGLLHRPGEAASLASCLRRITAGTDHNQEMGQAARRRYEQGFSPAVGLERLVEGYRTAIAVRSGGGDSPSPTGEKSTGSRRVRPRERDGGSR; encoded by the coding sequence ATGCACGTCCTCGTGGTGCACAACCGTTACGCCTCGGCGCAGCCGAGCGGGGAGAACAAGGTCGTCGACCAGGAAGTGGCGCTGCTGCGCGGGGCGGGCCACCAGGTCGGGGTGTTCGAGCGGCGCAGCGACGACATCGCCACCCGGTCCCTGCCGGGCAAGGCCGCGATACCGCTGCTGGTGCCGTGGAACCCGGGGGTGCGCGCGGAGCTCGCCGCCCGGCTCCGCGCCGAACGGCCGGACGTGGTGCACGTCCACAACGTGTTCCCGCTCCTGTCGCCGGCGGTACTGGCGGCCTGCGCCGACGCCGGCGTACCGGCCGTCGCCACGCTGCACAACTACACCCAGGTCTGCCCGCCCGGCACGCTGCAGCGGGACGGCCGGCCGTGCACCGAGTGCGTCGGGTCCGCGCCGCTGCCCGCCGTCCGGCACGGCTGCTACCGGAACTCCCGGCTGGCGACGGTGCCGCTCGCGGTCAGCATGTCGGTCAACCGGCGGCGGTGGTGGTCCGGCGTGGAGCGGTTCTTCTGCATCTCCGCGGCACAGCGCGACGTCCTGGTGGGGGCCGGCATGCCGGCCGGGCGACTGGCGGTGAAGCACAACTTCGTGCCCGAACCGGGCGTCCGCCGGACGGGCGCCGGGGAGCATCTGCTCTATCTCGGCCGGCTCGCGGAGGCCAAGGGCGTGCGGCTCCTCATGACCGCGTGGGACGAACTCGCCGCCGGGGGCGGGGTGGGCGTCCCGCTCGTGATCGCCGGTACGGGGCCGCTGGAGCCGGAGGTGACGGCGTGGGCGGCGGGCCGGGACGACGTGCGGTACGTCGGTCTCTACGACACGGCGGAGTGCCGGAAGGCGATCGCGCGGTCGGTCGCCGTGGTGGCTCCCTCGACGTGGCTGGAGGCGTTCGGCCTGGTGGTCGTGGAAGCGATGGCGGCGGGGGTCCCGACCGTCGCCGCCGGTCACGGCGCCTTCGTCGAGCTGGTCGAGGACGGGGTGACCGGGCTGTTGCACCGGCCGGGCGAGGCCGCCTCGCTCGCGTCCTGCCTGCGCCGGATCACGGCCGGGACGGACCACAACCAGGAGATGGGCCAGGCGGCCCGGCGCCGTTACGAGCAGGGGTTCAGCCCCGCCGTCGGCCTTGAGCGCCTGGTGGAGGGGTACCGCACCGCGATCGCGGTGCGGTCGGGCGGCGGGGACAGCCCGTCGCCGACAGGGGAGAAAAGTACTGGCTCGCGACGGGTGCGCCCGCGCGAGCGGGATGGGGGCAGTAGATGA
- a CDS encoding PIG-L deacetylase family protein: MIRLGTGRLDRVVAVGAHCDDIAIGAGGTLLTLCLARPGIRVDALVLSGGGGEREQEERAALAAFCPGADLRLTVHKLPDGRLPAHWDEAKAAVEELRAGTEPDLVLAPRTDDAHQDHRGLAKLMTTAFRDHLVLGYEIVKWDGDLGRPAAYQPLSPETAERKVRLLQEHYPSQHHRPWYDREAFLGLARIRGIESNARYAEAFAVTKLTLDLGE; encoded by the coding sequence GTGATCCGGCTCGGGACCGGGCGTCTGGACCGGGTCGTCGCGGTGGGCGCGCACTGCGACGACATCGCCATCGGCGCCGGCGGCACGCTGCTGACGCTGTGCCTCGCGCGGCCGGGCATCCGCGTCGACGCGCTCGTGCTCTCGGGCGGTGGCGGCGAGCGTGAGCAGGAGGAGCGGGCCGCGCTCGCCGCCTTCTGCCCGGGCGCCGATCTCAGGCTGACCGTGCACAAGCTGCCGGACGGCCGGCTGCCCGCGCACTGGGACGAGGCCAAGGCCGCGGTCGAGGAACTGCGCGCGGGGACGGAGCCGGATCTCGTGCTCGCCCCGCGCACCGACGACGCGCACCAGGACCACCGCGGCCTGGCGAAACTGATGACCACCGCGTTCCGCGACCACCTCGTCCTCGGCTACGAGATCGTCAAGTGGGACGGCGATCTCGGCCGTCCGGCGGCGTACCAGCCGCTGTCCCCGGAGACCGCCGAACGGAAGGTGCGGCTGCTCCAGGAGCACTACCCCTCGCAACACCACCGGCCCTGGTACGACCGGGAGGCCTTCCTCGGCCTGGCCCGCATCCGCGGCATCGAAAGCAACGCGCGCTACGCCGAGGCGTTCGCCGTCACCAAACTCACTCTCGACCTGGGGGAATGA